A region of Campylobacter concisus DNA encodes the following proteins:
- a CDS encoding DMT family transporter → MKNLSAQNRADIALIVVAIVWGATFLPMANALKTNGVFVMLFCRFFISAIFMGLIAFKFSKIFDKKSVVYGTILGVVLFGSFVAQTYALKLTFSSSVAFITGLECVIVPFMTALIFKNKITIFAIFGALIAIFGLWLLSGATLALGSGEALALLCAIFYALYTSLNGHFVRKCELYLLVFVVFLTVSLLSFVFAFIEGSVAPNYDREFFIAIFITAFIGTIFCYFVQTIAQRYTTASKAALFFCLEPVSAGLIGYFFAGEILSIWQIFGAMLIIFGVIFSEFGKQICSKFKL, encoded by the coding sequence ATGAAAAATTTAAGCGCACAAAACAGAGCTGACATCGCTCTTATCGTAGTTGCCATCGTTTGGGGCGCTACGTTTTTACCCATGGCAAACGCGCTAAAGACAAATGGCGTCTTTGTCATGCTTTTTTGTAGATTTTTTATTTCCGCTATCTTTATGGGACTTATAGCATTTAAATTTTCTAAAATTTTTGATAAAAAAAGTGTAGTTTACGGCACCATTCTTGGCGTAGTTCTCTTTGGCTCATTTGTTGCTCAAACTTACGCTCTAAAGCTTACTTTTAGCTCAAGTGTTGCCTTTATTACAGGGCTTGAGTGTGTGATCGTGCCTTTTATGACAGCACTCATTTTTAAAAATAAAATAACCATTTTTGCTATTTTTGGTGCGCTTATTGCTATTTTTGGGCTTTGGCTCTTAAGTGGCGCTACGCTAGCACTTGGGAGCGGCGAGGCACTTGCCCTACTTTGTGCCATATTTTACGCACTGTACACGAGCTTAAATGGCCACTTTGTAAGAAAATGTGAGCTTTATCTACTCGTATTTGTAGTATTTCTCACCGTCTCTTTACTCTCATTTGTCTTTGCATTTATTGAAGGTAGTGTGGCGCCAAATTACGATAGGGAATTTTTTATAGCAATTTTTATCACTGCATTTATTGGCACCATTTTTTGCTACTTTGTACAAACCATCGCTCAAAGATATACAACAGCCAGCAAGGCAGCTTTATTTTTCTGCCTAGAGCCAGTCTCTGCAGGGCTCATTGGCTACTTTTTTGCTGGTGAGATACTTAGCATCTGGCAAATTTTTGGAGCCATGCTCATCATCTTTGGCGTCATTTTTAGCGAATTTGGCAAGCAAATTTGCTCTAAATTTAAGCTCTAA
- a CDS encoding class I SAM-dependent methyltransferase: MQNLWDKKASNYQRFDGKVSAIQQQIFAKALAWGVDFSGKEILDIGCGTGVWSIFLSKTAKSVTGIDSSEKMIEILNEDAKRFGVTNLSSEVCSWREFKPARLFDIAICTMSPAIASDEDFLKFQNCAKQKLYLGWDKPRSSDLLEPFFEKFGRTLSQKNVVNRLEAWLNEQGIAYKSEILNETRIARRSVQEAAENICWHLEINGAKNYDEKVVLAMLKERFDGEFIDEKIDSQMKLFVF; the protein is encoded by the coding sequence ATGCAAAATTTATGGGATAAAAAGGCGTCAAACTACCAAAGGTTTGATGGCAAAGTAAGTGCTATTCAGCAACAAATTTTTGCTAAAGCCTTAGCTTGGGGAGTTGATTTTAGCGGCAAAGAAATTCTTGATATAGGCTGTGGTACCGGTGTTTGGAGCATATTTTTATCCAAAACCGCCAAAAGCGTAACTGGCATAGATAGCTCAGAGAAGATGATAGAAATTTTAAACGAGGACGCAAAGAGATTTGGCGTGACAAATTTAAGTAGCGAGGTTTGCTCGTGGAGAGAATTTAAGCCAGCAAGGCTCTTTGATATCGCCATTTGCACGATGAGCCCGGCCATTGCGAGCGATGAAGATTTTTTGAAATTTCAAAACTGCGCCAAGCAAAAGCTCTATCTTGGCTGGGATAAGCCTAGAAGCTCTGACCTGCTCGAGCCGTTTTTTGAAAAATTTGGCCGCACACTCTCACAAAAAAACGTTGTAAATAGGCTTGAAGCGTGGCTAAACGAGCAAGGCATCGCTTATAAGAGTGAAATTTTAAACGAGACAAGGATTGCTAGACGAAGCGTGCAAGAAGCAGCTGAAAATATCTGCTGGCACCTTGAGATAAACGGGGCCAAAAACTACGATGAAAAGGTGGTTTTAGCGATGTTAAAAGAGAGATTTGACGGCGAGTTCATAGACGAGAAAATTGACTCTCAAATGAAGCTTTTTGTCTTTTAG
- a CDS encoding acyl-CoA thioesterase, producing MKDFIYKVIIPPQAIDMHGHMNNVYYFTLMQEASFAHSAAVGDTVEAQYKRGEIWLIRKNEAKYIKSAKLMDEIEIYTYTQTEGKATSCRYFEFKKDGELIATGKTEFVYIDLKTNRPKAIPAEIIALYS from the coding sequence ATGAAAGATTTTATCTACAAAGTAATAATCCCACCACAAGCCATTGATATGCACGGACACATGAATAATGTCTATTATTTCACTCTTATGCAAGAGGCTTCATTTGCACATTCTGCCGCAGTTGGAGACACGGTCGAGGCGCAGTATAAAAGAGGCGAGATCTGGCTCATTAGAAAAAATGAAGCCAAATATATAAAAAGCGCAAAATTGATGGATGAGATAGAAATTTACACTTACACACAAACTGAAGGCAAGGCGACTTCGTGTAGATATTTTGAGTTTAAAAAAGATGGTGAACTAATAGCAACTGGCAAAACCGAGTTTGTCTATATTGATCTAAAAACGAATCGTCCAAAAGCCATTCCAGCTGAGATAATCGCTCTTTACTCGTGA